The DNA segment CGCTGACCCCATCCCTCATTGCAAGAGCAGAGAGAAACGCAGTCCTTCCCACTCCAAAGCCAGCATCTCCAGGAACAGAGGGTCCTTGTGGGTGCCTCTCATTGACTTTCTTGCTTCTTCCCAGTCTCGATCCCTCTTCTGAGTCGCACCTCCGGAGATGACAGCCTTTTACACCACACTGCCCTTTCCTGTACCCCTTCACTTCTCTCATTTACTATCAAAAGTCTGGGGGGAAAGGTGGCTCCAGCACAGTACAGTGACAACTTAAAACTGAATGTCAACCATCACAGCCCTGAAGACACTTCAGTGCTTCACTGCCACTTGGAGTTCCCAGTGTCCAGGCCAGGGTCTCACCTTAGACCCCAACTGCTCCCAGAGACTCCTCTCTGCCCCCCAAGGACTCTCCTCCTACCCTCTCTGGCACCCAGGCTCCAACTCCCAAATTCCTGTACTGGCCTTCCAAAGAACAGCTTAGTCCTTTAagtgacaccccatctccacCTCTAACCTGTGATATGTATCAAAAGCCTCACCGAGATTTCCTATTCAGCAAACAGCCACCTTTGTAGGTTTCCACCTCTTAGAGGCCCAAAGCACCTGCCAAAGCGTTCACATTATAGTTTTCCCTTTAAATGATCAAATAGCCAAGCAGGGCTTCTATTGAATATTTCTTTGCCCGAAAAGGGTTAGAGACCATTATTACAAGCTTCAAAATCCTGCTCCTCATAGTTCTGTCAAGTGATCTTAGAATCATACTGCCCTCAGTCCTTCTCTTCCTTGCAGCCGTGGATGAAACTCTGTTGCTTTATTACTCCAAGATCTCTCTAGTTCTGCTAACTACTTATGTGCCCTTCTATTTAATGTTGGCAGTTCCTTGAGGAACAcactagtgtttttttttttctttacatttcattCAGGGAATTACTAAACAATCATTTCCACACAGAGATGTTGTGGAttacgccaaaaaaaaaaaaaaaatcaaggatggCTGTTTCTGTCTTGAAATGcttaataattttatctgtaaACTTGTGGTTTGTAAGTGAGGTCCATTAAGACAATGGAGCATGAGCCAGGGAAACGGGCCTCTACGTGTGGCCACTGATGTTCCATACAGCATTCATAATGCACCATGCACACTGAATTCCCTGTGGACCCCTGATGTTGCGAGGCCAGCAAGACTCAAAGTGAGCACAAGGTACTCGTGCTGTATCTACAACTGAGGGAGCTGGGTGCTGACACCCCGAAAGGCCACACTTTTCCCCTTAAGAGAGTAAACTTGTTTCGAAGGCAGAAAGAAGGCAGTGGTGTCTTAAGAAGCATGAAGAAACCATATTGTATGAGTcatggttctctagagggacagaactaataggatatatatatatatagagagagagagagagagagagaggagtttattaagtattaactcacatgatcacaagtcCCACAATGGGCAGTCttcaagctgaggagcaaggagagccagtccaagtcccaaactgaagaacttggagtccgatgttcgagggcaggaagcatcccgCGTGGGAGacagatgtaggctgggaggctaggccagtctctcctttcgcatttttctgtctgctttacatttctagctgcactggcaccTGATTAGATGGTGTCCATCTAGATTAACAGTGGGTCGGCCTTTCCCaggccactgactcaaatgttaatctcctttggcaacaccctcacagacacacccaggatcaatactttgcatccttcaatccaatcaagttgacagtcagtattaaccatcacacatatcatatattttcttattcatgcACTTCTTTATATTAGACACCTGATCATGCCAAAAGGCCAGTCCATAGTTCTTTTGCTTTTCAGTCCTTCCTTACGCATCGGTGAGTCCCAGGTCGAGAGTAGAGGCAGAATTCGTGCACATAAAGTGCGATGAAAACGGGCAAGTTAACTTTGTGCAGCATCTGTTTTTACCAGCGTGGTTCTGGTAAAAACAAAATCTATATGCATGTATAAGCTATGAAGTACAAATTGCATAATTTCTGTGATTCCACATATGAGATCAGTGCACTTATATTAGTATTTAAAACTGGCATTGCACAACGTAAAGATGGATGGTGAACTTCATGCTAAcaatttaaatctaaatttttCTTGGAATGATATTAAATAACACATAAAAACACTATGAAAAGGGAGAAactgagaggaaagagaaagttttatattttatgaccTCAGAGgcactttctttctgttttttgaacaAGGAAGCTCCGCACTTTTCTCTGAGCTCCACAAATTATGCAGCCAGCCTTGCAGCAGGCAACACATCAAAGCCTCTTTCCTGGGGGTCTAGTGAGGGATGTAAAACAcaaatatgttaataaataatatacaatataatgtCGCTAACAATAAGTGCTGTGCTAAACAAAAGCCAGGATGGCTACAGCAAGCCGGAGGGGAGCTGAGAATTAGATGTAAATTCTGAGGGATGGGAAGGGCCCTAGATTTTAGGGCGTTGTGCAGAAGAGTAACCAGATCTGCTCTAcgtttcaggaaagaaaaaaaaattccctctggCTGCGGTTCCGAGAATAGCCTGGAAGGAGGCAGGGGTCCCGGCTGGAGAAGCGTGGCTCCGGGGTGGGGCGTGCAGGGCGAGCCCGGGCGGGGGACGCTGCCCAACAAGCAGGTGTGGGAGACTCACACCTTAGATTCTGAGTTTTTAAGCTTGTCTCCTCAAAGCAGGGAACTCAGGAACGTTTCGTGAGCACCTACGGTATGCAGGGTACGGTGCGGAGCCCTAGCGTCACTGACGACCAGGACAGCCGAGCAGCTGCAGGATCCGTCGTGTTGCCCagcaattttaatatttaaaaattcgtTACTGTTGCTGTTACTTGTTTTCTATGTATTGGATGTCTTCGTGAAGAACCCTCAAAAGTGCAACGAACTCCTCCCTGCCAGAGGGCGGCCGCGCGCTCTGAGTACAGCTTCCCGCGAAGCCGGCCAGGTCCTCCAGGGCACCGAGAGAGCCGGCCAGAACGGCGGCGCCCTATCCCGGCCGCGGCGTGTCTGACGGCGCCCCGGAACTGACGGTCTGGTACGCAGGGGCGCTCGGCGGCAACGGCGGCTTTCAACGTCATCGCGGGCGCGACGCCTGAGGGACAGGCTGGGGTTTGGCTGTCCGGAAGGTGCAGCGGCGAGGCCGGCCGCGAAGATGCCAGTGGCGGTGATGGCGGAAAGCGCCTTTAGTTTCAAAAAGTTGCTGGATCAGTGCGAGAACCAGGAGCTCGAGGTAACCCTTTGCGTCGCGCTGGGAGAAACTGCGGAGTAGTCTTAGGCCCCGGGGCGGCACCAGTTTCCAGGGTAACGGGGTCTGAGGCTCGCGGGCTTTGGGAGCTCACGGGGCGGGCGCGGGAGGTGGACGTGTGGATCCCTGACCGCCGCAGCCTGCTCCGACCTAGCCCGGTCTCCCCGAACTCGCCGGGACCTTTTTGTTATGTGTCTTCAGCCTGTGAGCCCGAAAACCCTGTGCGTCTTTGCTCCAGCACCTACCGATGAGCTCATATTAATTAGGCATCTTTCCTTCCCAGTATCGGGTTGGGAGAGGGTAGTAATGTGGGTTTTATTAAAGATcttggtatacacacacacactaacacacacaccgcaactcacacacacaccaagaaaAATGTGACCGttgtaacctttttttttaactcacaaaGCCTTTCTTGTAATGTTATCAAGTAAGCTTGCCATTTTGTCTTCAGTAAGACAGATGAAAGTTATGCAGCTGTTAAAGTTAATGTTTTTCTTAGACACTTAAAAAGGGTTTATATCATTagtgttaaaattaaataaaggagACAACATCCAGAAGCGGCAGCTCACTAATAGATAATAGATACTTTCCAGTTGagttaaaatggaaagaattgtCTTTGCAACGCAGCTGTGGTGATTTTCTGTCTCTTATTCAGGACGCTTGATGTAATGGGCAGAATCAGAATGCTTCAGGAATCTGTCGAATTTGTTTCTTATAATAGTAAGATCATTTAATGGGAATTTGAGAACTGGGGAAGGGGATCCACTTACATATTCTTGAATgtataaagaaactgaagcccaaagGGAGATAAATCAAAGCTGATGACGAATATAAACTTAATACTCAGAATTTTCGTGTTTGATACTTCTCTAAGCTGTTTCTAAATCTATAATAGGGACTATAAGATTACTTACAGTCTTAGACTAAAAAggcttacttttaaaattagcatttataaaatattattttaaaaatgaaagttacaGGGTAaatgaggtttttaaatttttgtgttgttttgttttgttttcatttttggccTTCTAGGCCCCTGGAGGAATTGCTACACCCCCAGTGTATGGTCAGCTTCTAGCTTTATATTTGCTCCATAATGACATGTAAGTATGTTTAACCTAAAGCCAAGAGCAACAGGTTTCTCAAAgttatatggaaatatttctacACTGAAGTAGCACCACTAAACATAGGCACAACGAGCTACCTTTTTTATTACAGTAATTGTTAACGTCTATTTCCTATTGAATCATAGGTTAATGAATTATGATTAGGTCGTCATTGTCTTACGTATACTTTCTAGAAGACATTTCAATTTATTATGACAAATTACGTCAGTAAATTCATTtaacctttttgtctttttaaaaaacttttatgacCTCTATTTACTTAACTTCATAtataatcaataaaacaaaagaagtgaaaagagaaGATTGCAGCCAAGAGGAATTCGTTACAAACATGTATGagattttttaagtttgttttgtttttaattattcctATTTCACGTTCACATGGAAAAGTCAGAAAGCATAACTACtctaggccgggcgccgtggcacacgcctgtaatcccagcactctgggaggccaaggcaagtggatggcttgagtccaggagtttgagaccagcctggggaatatagtgaaaccccgtctgtcctaaaaatacaaaaaattagctgggcatggttgcgtgtgcctctaatcccagctacctgggaggctgaggtggggagaatcacctgagcccagaaagtcgaggctgcagtgagccaagattgcgccactgcactctagcctgggcaacgaaagtgagaccctgtctcaaaaggaaagcaaaactgcaaaaaaaaaaaaaaaaaaaaaaagtctcctatAGTTCTGTGACTCACTGATGATTCctgataacattttattttaaattcttccaAAACCttccttttatatctttttaaaaactaaattgaaatttttattacacatatgtaaggtttttgtttttgttttgtaaaactgTCATTATATGTTTGTTGTAGTTCAAGCCTCCAAACCCATAAAAACTCCTGCCTCAGAAGCTGTGTCCCACTGGTAGGAGGGGCTGTAATTGGGAGAGAAGTGTTGTGTACCAGGCTTATTGTCAGGGAATGCTAGAGCCTTGATAGTACAtaaatttgtttacttttatatcCTAATAAATAATTTGGGCCGTCTATAAATCCTCGTGTTTTTAGTGTGCTGTTGCCTAAATTTAGGAtatggattattatttttaaaaaattcactagaaatggcaaaatattactttggtaaaaatatttcatgtcctTTTTATCTGGAAAACCACTATTGTTTCCCCAAAACAAATTcatataaaactaaattttactTTGTGTTAATGTGAAGTATACTTCTGTATGTTTGGCTTGGGACCTGGTAGtttttaacatttactgagatgattatgtttttaattgattATTCTTCTTTGTGGTGGCGTAAATTAGGAATAATGCAAGATATCTTTGGAAAAGAATACCACCTGCTATAAAATCTGTAAGTATCCTTTAAACCTATTTTACTGCTTTAGTGTAATGACATTCCCTTAAATGGCAACCTTTTATAAGCTTATGTTTTCTATCTGACGTCCTAGTAATAGTCATCAGATTGGTATTAAGGATTCGAAATAAATCTTCAGAGTCCTCTAATCAGAAATTTGAATTTTGCTGGGATGGTGTAGAATTTCTGCTCAGTTCCTACTGATTAGATTTCTTGAGACGCTTTTATGTGCAGCTTCCCTAGTTAAACAGCTGAGCCAGTTTAGATGAAGGAAGCTCCTGGAGGTGGCGGAGGCAGCTGAGGTGATTTTCAGCTGGTTTATGTTGCTTCCTATAATGGTACTTATTTTGAAACTGCCATCGTTTACAAGAATACTCTAAGAATGATTGACAGCAATaagattatttttgttaattaggattttaaatttcttattttggtTGGGAGATTAGAAGAAACCTGTGAAAAGGTTCTTCCAAAGTGGAATGAGGTAAAATTTTAATGTCAAATGATTCCATGTGTCTAACATGAGTGTCAAGTGAAATTTTTAACATTCTCGGGATATTACCAAGAATTCATCTAAACTTTTGTTTATTGATATTCATCAAGAGATCGGATtagtatttttactctttttttttccctcatacaTTCTGTTCTGTTAAGTAAGATTGGAATATTCCTCAGCTTCTTTGGCTAAATAAAGAAGTACTATAAATCATGCACATAAGTTTCAATGGCATTAGTGGAAACTCAATCCTTAGAGAGGCTACAATGTATGACATCTTAGATTGAGAGTCTATATTGTTAACCGTTTTGCTATTACTTTTgacctaaatatatattcataatatatctatgaaatacaaatacaacatttttaaaaacaatccttAAGCTAATTAGTCCCCAGGCTTAATTCTGAAATGTTTTTTGACTACTTTCTCATGCCTTAATTTGCTATTGTAATAAATTTATATCAGCCCTACAGATAAATTTTACCTTACTGCTCATAGTGTTTAAAAACCTTTTGATAGTGATTGGGCTGAAAAAGTAATTGCatcttttaaagtaaatgttGAATTAGGTTTTAATGATGTAGCTAACAAGTTTTTATATCAtttctggtattttgttttaAGATACAATCATTGGTGCATTTACAGAGTGAATACCCTCTAAGGCAATAATATTTATTGCAGGCAAATTCTGAACTTGGGGGAATTTGGTCAGTAGGACAAAGAATCTGGCAGAGAGATTTCCCTGGGATCTATACAACAATCAACGCTCACCAGTGGTCTGAGACGGTCCAGCCAATTATGGAAGCACTTAGAGGTAGTGTTTCTTTGtggttaaaaatgaaattagatgaGACTTAGTCCCTAAGTGCTGCAGTGTTGAAGTAATAAATCAGTGGTGTGTGTTTAAGTAGATATTTTTGATAGGTGAAAAGAGcagttttcagaattttttagaTTTGCCCTAATCATGCTTCTTCATTTTTTGTTGCTTGAGATTACATTGGCTGCTGTGCTTTTGTTGTTTCTTAATTCTAGACAGAAATTGCTCGtcagttttaagagttttttttgctattaaaatgaGATCTTGTAATATTCTAATAAGTTTAAGGTATGGGTTTGTAGAGATGTGAAAATAGAAACTGCTCTTTGAATTTTGTCAGCCTCAGCCTTTGATAGGTGTTGTCTTAAGCTTCTGGATTTTATAACTAATCAGTTTAATACATAGATGctcaaatgtgtttttaattgcTTTGAAAGATTACAAGCCTGGTGTGACAGAGCACTGATCCCACAATAAAATCTCATTCCCTGCCTCTCTACAGTCTCTCACCCCTAGCATTTGCTTCCAGTCCTCCTGGTTCactctttataaaattatataatcttGTTTTATGTTGTTATGTACTGTTATTTCTTATTGTTACCCTTACTTCCATAGTTAATATCCACCTTCACTGTATGCCTTCCTGCTGTGGAGGAAGTCAGTgagcaggaattttttttaataactgtTCATCACTCTGCTAAGGGATATCAGCTTTACAGGGCAGCAGACAGCAGAGATTGTTTCTGAAATGCACATAATTCCCTTGGAATGGTAAAATTCTTAGCAGCATAAAACATAACAATGTAAGTGGCAAAACAGGAGGCAGCTACTTTAAATGTGAATGAAATGAGCAGAGTCCTAAGGCAGGCAGATAGATGGGAAGGGAGGAGTGTGGAAGAAGATTGCACAGGTACAGCAGGGGCAGTTTCAGAAAGTAGCACCGGAAACCTCTTCATATAAGCCCTGAGGAATTAGCGTTATAGTGGACTTCCATAGTATCCTCGTGATTCAGCCTTGTGATTGTGGTGGGGCGGTCACAGGCCATGTGCCTTTTCCCAGTGTTTTACAGCGGGTTGATTGGCAGGACTGGGCTTGGGAACTCCTTACTCGTTCAGCAAGCATTCTGTTGTGCACCGTCAGGTCCGTAGTTTTATTCCTTCCCGGAGCCGCCTCTCACTGAATTCCATGAGATTGAGAATTCTGGCAAGCAGTTCAGTAGACCCAGGAAAGGCTATATAGCGTACCATGTGGGAGTTTAAGCTCTGGGTCCTTGCTTCCGGAGTTCAAATTCTGATTCTGTCACTTACTAGGGTGACTCCTCAGTgtcttattttcctcatttgtgaaatgtgaTTAGAAATAGTACTTTTTCGGGttgtaaatgagttaatatataaaCACGTACCTTATTCTAAAGCACTACAGTATTCCTGAACACATCCTGAGACTTTTACAAATCTCCAGATTCATGAATGGTACTGTGGGTTCCTTTGGAAAATGCAGCCAGGTCAGGATAGTCTCTTAACAGATTGGTCTTACTGATGAATTTAACATTTTGCTTCTTAACTTATTAGAAACTTATTTTCTAGTTGAGAACAATCACTTTCTTAGatctctttccattctattctaaaTTAGGCACAGTCCtattagaaaactgaaaatgacTTAAGAGAAGCTAGTGAAAACTATTTTTGCAGGAAACAAGGGCTGAGGAAGTACTTAGAAACTAGGTAGACAGTAGCCATTCTCATCTGAGGCTTGAAAGGGCAAGGCGAGGGGCCAGTGTTACTGGGGCTGCCCCACAGGATGGATACAGAAGGTCAGCTGGAGCAAGGCAGGGAAAGGGCATAGGAAGTGAATTCCCTGACcttctttcccagcctctgacCTGATAGAGCCCCAATTCGCCAAAGCAAGAGAGCTCAGGTGCAACAGGCATTGGCGGCCAACCTCCCTGGCACGCAGCATGGCTGGGAAAGACAGAAGAGGATTCGAAAGGATGGGAGTGACTAGCTCATCTTCCCTTCTGTCTCCAGCACTGGCAGTGATGGATGAGCAGCACTTGAGTATTTGTTGAACAACTGAGTTTGCATTCTGTTAGCATTTGTTTTCACCAAAAATGTGTTCCATCAACTACTGCCACAGATATTAGGTGCTGGCTCAATTTATTCTACCTTCCAGCGTGTCATTCTAGGGCCTGAGGTTACAGATTTCACAACTTGAGGATCACAGAGTGACTAGTCGGAATGTAGATGTGATTCGTGCCAAGTGGATATTGCAGCTTCTGAGACAGAGAACACTTAGCCTTTATTTTTGCTTCGTCAACTCACTTCTCCCATcacatgtttttctttccttttccagttatatctttttacttttctctcccttttatcTCCTCC comes from the Pan troglodytes isolate AG18354 chromosome 13, NHGRI_mPanTro3-v2.0_pri, whole genome shotgun sequence genome and includes:
- the COPS8 gene encoding COP9 signalosome complex subunit 8 isoform X1, which gives rise to MPVAVMAESAFSFKKLLDQCENQELEAPGGIATPPVYGQLLALYLLHNDMNNARYLWKRIPPAIKSANSELGGIWSVGQRIWQRDFPGIYTTINAHQWSETVQPIMEALRDATRRRAFALVSQAYTSIIADDFAAFVGLPVEEAVKGILEQGWQADSTTRMVLPRKPVAGALDVSFNKFIPLSEPAPVPPIPNEQQLARLTDYVAFLEN